One genomic window of Geodermatophilus sp. DSM 44513 includes the following:
- a CDS encoding bifunctional methylenetetrahydrofolate dehydrogenase/methenyltetrahydrofolate cyclohydrolase produces the protein MAATTLDGKATAAAIRTELTERVTALTAAGHRPGLGTLLVGDDPGSRWYVRAKHSDCAQVGIASIQRELPATATQADVLAVVDELNADPDCTGYIVQLPLPAGIEESAVLEAVDPAKDADGLHPVNLGRLVLNVPGPLPCTPVGIVELLRRYDVPIAGAEVVVVGRGITVGRPLGLLLTRRSENATVTLCHTGTRDLAAHLRRADVVVAAAGVPGLVTADVVKPGAAVLDVGVSRVDGRIAGDVAPDVVDVAGYVAPNPGGVGPMTRAMLLRNVVLAAEQAAAAHVLSA, from the coding sequence GTGGCGGCGACGACTCTGGACGGCAAGGCGACCGCAGCGGCCATCCGCACGGAGCTGACCGAGCGGGTCACCGCCCTCACCGCGGCCGGGCACCGCCCCGGCCTGGGCACGCTGCTGGTCGGCGACGACCCCGGCAGCCGCTGGTACGTCCGGGCCAAGCACTCCGACTGCGCGCAGGTCGGCATCGCCAGCATCCAGCGCGAGCTGCCGGCCACCGCCACCCAGGCCGACGTCCTGGCGGTCGTCGACGAGCTCAACGCCGACCCGGACTGCACCGGCTACATCGTCCAGCTGCCGCTCCCGGCCGGCATCGAGGAGAGCGCCGTCCTCGAGGCCGTGGACCCGGCCAAGGACGCCGACGGCCTGCACCCGGTCAACCTCGGCCGGCTGGTGCTGAACGTCCCGGGCCCCCTGCCCTGCACACCGGTGGGCATCGTCGAGCTGCTGCGCCGGTACGACGTGCCGATCGCCGGCGCCGAGGTGGTCGTCGTCGGCCGGGGCATCACCGTCGGCCGCCCGCTCGGCCTGCTGCTCACCCGCCGCAGCGAGAACGCCACGGTGACCCTGTGCCACACCGGCACCCGCGACCTCGCCGCGCACCTGCGCCGCGCCGACGTGGTGGTCGCCGCCGCCGGCGTCCCCGGGCTGGTCACCGCCGACGTCGTCAAGCCCGGCGCCGCCGTCCTCGACGTCGGGGTCAGCCGGGTCGACGGGAGGATCGCCGGGGACGTCGCCCCAGACGTGGTCGACGTCGCCGGCTACGTCGCCCCCAACCCCGGCGGGGTGGGCCCGATGACCCGGGCGATGCTGCTGCGCAACGTCGTCCTGGCCGCCGAGCAGGCCGCCGCCGCGCACGTCCTGTCCGCCTGA
- a CDS encoding pentapeptide repeat-containing protein, with protein sequence MPSPRPHVGPPAAGSVVEDADLARVDWWGAELDGVTFTRCRFDDADLTELVTRRCAFDACVLTGVRMSGARHHGSAFLSCRFDRARLLDVTWDGCKLTGSQFPGAQLRPMATTDSDWSWTSLRGVDLSGLALAGQRFREADLTGADLRECDLTGADLDRARLQAAQLRGADVRGASTDAVDWRGLDLTGVRLDLGQAVQVARAHGALVD encoded by the coding sequence ATGCCGTCACCGAGACCGCACGTCGGGCCCCCCGCGGCCGGCTCGGTCGTCGAGGACGCGGACCTCGCCCGCGTCGACTGGTGGGGCGCCGAACTGGACGGCGTCACCTTCACCCGCTGCCGCTTCGACGACGCCGACCTCACCGAGCTGGTCACCCGGCGCTGCGCGTTCGACGCCTGCGTGCTGACCGGCGTGCGGATGAGCGGCGCCCGCCACCACGGCAGCGCCTTCCTGTCCTGCCGGTTCGACCGCGCCCGGCTGCTCGACGTGACCTGGGACGGCTGCAAGCTCACCGGCTCGCAGTTCCCCGGCGCGCAGCTGCGGCCGATGGCCACCACCGACAGCGACTGGAGCTGGACGTCGCTGCGCGGTGTGGACCTCTCCGGGCTCGCGCTGGCCGGCCAGCGGTTCCGGGAGGCGGACCTGACCGGCGCCGACCTGCGCGAGTGCGACCTCACCGGCGCCGACCTCGACCGGGCGCGGCTGCAGGCCGCCCAGCTGCGGGGGGCCGACGTCCGGGGCGCCTCGACCGACGCCGTCGACTGGCGCGGCCTGGACCTCACCGGTGTGCGCCTCGACCTCGGCCAGGCCGTCCAGGTCGCCCGCGCCCACGGCGCGCTCGTGGACTGA
- the purH gene encoding bifunctional phosphoribosylaminoimidazolecarboxamide formyltransferase/IMP cyclohydrolase has translation MSDRTPVRRALLGVYDKAGVEELARGLADAGVELVSTGATARRIADAGVPVTPVEQVTGFPECLDGRVKTLHPAVHAGILADRRLPAHVQQLEELGIAPFDLVVVNLYPFPETVASGAGPDECVEQIDIGGPAMVRAAAKNHPSVAVVVDPARYGDVLAAVAAGGFTLAHRQALAAAAFRHTATYDIAVASWLGSALAPDDDSGFPAWVGASWQRAEVLRYGENPHQRAALYRSDRPGLAHAEQLHGKPMSYNNHVDTDAAWRAAHDHTDPCVAIVKHANPCGIAVGTDVAAAHRKAHACDPVSAFGGVIAANREVDLAMAEQVAEVFTEVVVAPSFTEDALQVLSAKKNIRLLRLPEADRPGTELRPVGGGLLLQTADRIDAPGDDPTTWTLATGEPLDAAGLDDLVFAWRSVRAVKSNAILLAHGKATVGVGMGQVNRVDAARLAVSRAGERAAGAVAASDAFFPFADGLQVLLDAGVRAVVQPGGSVRDEEVTAAAAAAGIPLYLTGTRHFAH, from the coding sequence ATGAGCGACCGCACCCCCGTCCGCCGCGCGCTGCTGGGCGTGTACGACAAGGCCGGCGTCGAGGAGCTCGCCCGCGGGCTGGCCGACGCCGGCGTGGAACTGGTGAGCACCGGCGCGACCGCCCGCCGCATCGCCGACGCCGGGGTGCCGGTGACCCCCGTGGAGCAGGTCACCGGCTTCCCCGAGTGCCTCGACGGCCGGGTCAAGACACTGCACCCGGCGGTGCACGCCGGCATCCTGGCCGACCGCCGGCTGCCCGCCCACGTGCAGCAGCTCGAGGAGCTCGGCATCGCGCCGTTCGACCTGGTCGTGGTCAACCTCTACCCCTTTCCCGAGACCGTGGCCTCCGGGGCCGGCCCGGACGAGTGCGTGGAGCAGATCGACATCGGGGGGCCGGCGATGGTCCGCGCCGCGGCCAAGAACCACCCGTCGGTGGCCGTCGTCGTCGACCCGGCCCGCTACGGCGACGTCCTGGCCGCCGTCGCCGCCGGCGGCTTCACCCTCGCCCACCGGCAGGCCCTGGCCGCCGCCGCCTTCCGGCACACCGCGACCTACGACATCGCCGTCGCCTCGTGGCTGGGCAGCGCGCTGGCCCCCGACGACGACTCGGGCTTCCCGGCGTGGGTGGGCGCCAGCTGGCAGCGCGCCGAGGTGCTGCGCTACGGGGAGAACCCGCACCAGCGGGCGGCGCTGTACCGCAGCGACCGGCCCGGGCTGGCGCACGCCGAGCAGCTGCACGGCAAGCCGATGTCCTACAACAACCACGTGGACACCGACGCCGCCTGGCGGGCCGCGCACGACCACACCGACCCGTGCGTGGCGATCGTCAAGCACGCCAACCCGTGCGGGATCGCCGTCGGCACCGACGTCGCCGCCGCGCACCGCAAGGCGCACGCCTGCGACCCGGTGTCGGCCTTCGGCGGGGTCATCGCGGCCAACCGCGAGGTCGACCTCGCCATGGCCGAGCAGGTCGCCGAGGTGTTCACCGAGGTCGTCGTCGCGCCGTCCTTCACCGAGGACGCGTTGCAGGTGCTCTCCGCGAAGAAGAACATCCGCCTGCTGCGGCTGCCCGAGGCCGACCGGCCGGGCACCGAGCTGCGGCCGGTCGGCGGCGGGCTGCTGCTGCAGACGGCCGACCGCATCGACGCCCCCGGCGACGACCCCACCACCTGGACGCTGGCCACCGGCGAGCCGCTGGACGCCGCCGGCCTGGACGACCTGGTGTTCGCATGGCGCTCGGTCCGCGCGGTGAAGAGCAACGCCATCCTGCTGGCCCACGGGAAGGCGACCGTCGGCGTGGGCATGGGCCAGGTGAACCGGGTGGACGCCGCCCGGCTCGCGGTGTCCCGGGCGGGGGAGCGGGCCGCCGGGGCGGTCGCCGCCTCCGACGCGTTCTTCCCCTTCGCCGACGGCTTGCAGGTGCTCCTCGACGCCGGGGTGCGCGCGGTCGTGCAGCCCGGCGGCTCGGTGCGCGACGAGGAGGTCACCGCGGCCGCGGCCGCCGCGGGCATCCCGCTCTACCTCACCGGGACCCGGCACTTCGCGCACTGA
- the purN gene encoding phosphoribosylglycinamide formyltransferase translates to MPATEQSARARVVVLLSGTGSLAEALLTAAEQPGYPAGVVAVGSDRDAPGLEHAGRRGVPTFTCALRDHPDRTGWDAALAAAIAAHRPDLVVSAGFMKLVGPAVLGAFGGRLLNTHPALLPAFPGAHAVRDALAAGARVTGSTVHWVDAGVDTGPVIAQREVPVLPGDDEARLHARIKDVERELLVETVAQLVTSRRTTRESTR, encoded by the coding sequence GTGCCCGCCACCGAGCAGTCCGCGCGGGCGCGGGTCGTCGTCCTGCTGTCGGGGACCGGGTCGCTGGCCGAGGCGCTGCTGACCGCCGCGGAGCAGCCGGGCTACCCGGCCGGCGTCGTCGCCGTCGGCAGCGACCGCGACGCCCCGGGCCTCGAGCACGCCGGGCGCCGCGGCGTCCCGACCTTCACCTGCGCGCTGCGCGACCACCCCGACCGCACCGGCTGGGACGCCGCGCTGGCCGCTGCGATCGCCGCACACCGGCCCGACCTGGTCGTCTCCGCGGGCTTCATGAAGCTCGTCGGCCCCGCGGTGCTGGGCGCCTTCGGTGGCCGGCTGCTCAACACCCACCCCGCGCTGCTGCCGGCCTTCCCCGGCGCGCACGCCGTCCGCGACGCGCTGGCCGCCGGGGCCCGGGTCACCGGCAGCACGGTGCACTGGGTGGACGCCGGCGTCGACACCGGCCCGGTCATCGCCCAGCGGGAGGTGCCCGTCCTCCCCGGCGACGACGAGGCGCGGCTGCACGCACGGATCAAGGACGTGGAGCGCGAGCTCCTGGTGGAGACGGTGGCGCAGCTGGTCACCTCCCGCCGCACGACGAGGGAGAGCACCCGATGA
- a CDS encoding DUF6350 family protein, producing MVSLLARLGLPGQRDRDPGARGSWHAPVLTAAAVAAVTVLGLLGVGLASVVVQTLDPAGGLPVADSARLAGRAWLLAQGGGLSPASGPLVLAPLLLTLAAAWGLSSAGRGVVRVRDVPDGRSLAAVVAAGAGTHALLTVLVGLLVATPAVPVDLLRSAAGSAVLAVLAVGWGAARDSGLLDDVLDRLPGPVRPLLRAAAAGLLTAVALALVVVAVAVGADTRGYAALSGSLGGAGAGAVGLLVLGVLLLPNAAAAAIGLAAGPGFAVGSGTLVSVHGITLGAVPALPLLAALPDTQAVPLLAFASQAVPALAGLVAGGTLGRWLDDEDGGSVVAGLWGVLAGVLLGVACGLVAAAGGGSLGDGALAGVGAPPVATGLAVALQAGVAAGLAAAVTRWRSLA from the coding sequence GTGGTCTCCCTGCTCGCCCGACTGGGCCTGCCCGGTCAGCGGGACCGGGACCCGGGCGCCCGGGGCTCCTGGCACGCCCCCGTGCTCACCGCCGCGGCGGTCGCCGCCGTCACCGTGCTCGGGCTGCTCGGGGTGGGCCTGGCCTCGGTCGTGGTGCAGACGCTCGACCCGGCCGGCGGGCTGCCCGTCGCGGACTCCGCCCGCCTGGCCGGGCGGGCGTGGCTGCTCGCCCAGGGCGGCGGCCTGTCGCCGGCGTCCGGTCCGCTGGTGCTCGCCCCGCTGCTGCTCACCCTGGCGGCGGCGTGGGGCCTGTCCAGCGCCGGCCGTGGCGTCGTCCGCGTCCGTGACGTCCCTGACGGGCGGTCCCTCGCCGCGGTCGTCGCGGCCGGTGCGGGGACGCACGCGCTGCTCACCGTGCTCGTCGGGCTGCTCGTCGCCACCCCCGCGGTGCCCGTCGACCTGCTGCGGTCCGCGGCCGGGAGCGCCGTCCTCGCCGTCCTGGCCGTCGGCTGGGGGGCGGCGCGGGACTCCGGGCTGCTCGACGACGTCCTCGACCGCCTGCCCGGGCCGGTGCGGCCGCTCCTGCGCGCCGCCGCGGCCGGGCTGCTGACCGCCGTGGCGCTGGCCCTGGTCGTGGTGGCCGTGGCCGTGGGCGCCGACACCCGGGGGTACGCGGCGCTGTCGGGCTCCCTCGGCGGGGCCGGCGCCGGTGCGGTCGGGCTCCTGGTGCTCGGCGTCCTGCTGCTGCCCAACGCCGCCGCGGCCGCGATCGGCCTCGCGGCGGGGCCGGGCTTCGCCGTCGGCAGCGGCACGCTGGTGTCGGTGCACGGGATCACCCTCGGCGCGGTCCCCGCCCTGCCGCTGCTGGCCGCGCTGCCCGACACCCAGGCGGTGCCGCTGCTGGCCTTCGCCTCCCAGGCGGTGCCCGCGCTGGCCGGTCTGGTGGCCGGCGGCACGCTGGGCCGGTGGCTGGACGACGAGGACGGCGGCTCGGTGGTGGCCGGGCTGTGGGGCGTGCTCGCCGGCGTGCTGCTCGGGGTCGCGTGCGGGCTGGTCGCCGCCGCCGGCGGCGGGTCGCTCGGCGACGGCGCCCTGGCCGGGGTCGGGGCGCCGCCGGTCGCGACCGGCCTGGCCGTGGCCCTCCAGGCCGGCGTCGCCGCGGGGCTCGCCGCGGCGGTCACCCGCTGGCGCTCCCTGGCCTGA
- the sucD gene encoding succinate--CoA ligase subunit alpha, whose translation MSIFLNENSKVIVQGMTGSEGRKHTQRMLASGTAVVGGVNPSKAGQSVDFDGASVPVFGGVAEAVKETGADVSVVFVPPRFAKDAVMEALDAEIGMCVVITEGIPVHDSTSFYAHSRGGSTRLIGPNCPGLISPGRSNVGIIPATIAPTPGRIGLVSKSGTLTYQMMYELRDIGFSTAVGIGGDPVVGTTHIDCLQAFQDDPETEAIVMIGEIGGDAEERAADFIRDNVTKPVVGYVAGFTAPEGKTMGHAGAIVSGSAGTAQAKKEALEAAGVRVGKTPSETARLMREIVG comes from the coding sequence ATGTCGATCTTCCTCAACGAGAACAGCAAGGTCATCGTCCAGGGCATGACCGGCTCGGAGGGGCGCAAGCACACCCAGCGCATGCTGGCCTCCGGCACGGCGGTCGTGGGCGGCGTCAACCCGAGCAAGGCCGGCCAGAGCGTCGACTTCGACGGCGCCTCGGTGCCGGTCTTCGGCGGCGTGGCCGAGGCGGTGAAGGAGACCGGCGCGGACGTCAGCGTCGTCTTCGTGCCGCCGCGGTTCGCCAAGGACGCCGTCATGGAGGCCCTGGACGCCGAGATCGGCATGTGCGTGGTCATCACCGAGGGCATCCCGGTGCACGACTCGACGTCCTTCTACGCCCACTCCCGAGGCGGCTCGACCCGGCTGATCGGCCCGAACTGCCCCGGCCTGATCAGCCCCGGGCGGTCCAACGTCGGCATCATCCCGGCCACCATCGCCCCGACCCCCGGCCGGATCGGCCTGGTCAGCAAGTCCGGCACGCTGACCTACCAGATGATGTACGAGCTGCGCGACATCGGCTTCTCCACCGCCGTCGGCATCGGCGGCGACCCGGTCGTCGGCACGACGCACATCGACTGCCTGCAGGCCTTCCAGGACGACCCGGAGACCGAGGCCATCGTGATGATCGGCGAGATCGGTGGGGACGCCGAGGAGCGGGCCGCCGACTTCATCCGGGACAACGTCACCAAGCCCGTCGTCGGGTACGTCGCCGGCTTCACCGCGCCCGAGGGCAAGACGATGGGCCACGCCGGTGCGATCGTGTCCGGTTCGGCCGGCACCGCACAGGCCAAGAAGGAGGCCCTCGAGGCAGCCGGTGTGCGCGTGGGCAAGACGCCGTCGGAGACCGCCCGGCTCATGCGGGAGATCGTCGGCTGA
- the sucC gene encoding ADP-forming succinate--CoA ligase subunit beta: protein MDLFEYQARDLLASHGVPVLPGGVAETPEQAEAIAREIAAPVVVKAQVKTGGRGKAGGVKLAGDAEEARARAQDILGLDIKGHVTHRVMVAQASDIAEEYYFSYLLDRANRTFLAMASVEGGMEIEQLAVERPEALARVPVDATVGVDTAKAAEIVDAAGFPAEVRDQVIAIAVQLWQAFSAEDATLVEVNPLAKAPDGTVLALDAKVTLDENADFRHPDHAGLADAASANPLEAAAKERDLNYVKLDGQVGIIGNGAGLVMSTLDVVAYAGEEFGGVRPANFLDIGGGASAQVMADGLQIILSDPDVTSVFVNVFGGITSCDAVADGIVSALGMLGDAATKPLVVRLDGNAVEEGRRILAEAAHPLVTVVDTMDGAARRAAELAAR, encoded by the coding sequence GTGGATCTCTTCGAGTACCAGGCGCGTGACCTGTTGGCCTCGCACGGCGTGCCCGTGCTGCCCGGCGGCGTCGCCGAGACCCCCGAGCAGGCCGAGGCGATCGCGCGGGAGATCGCCGCGCCCGTCGTCGTCAAGGCGCAGGTGAAGACCGGCGGCCGCGGCAAGGCCGGCGGCGTCAAGCTCGCGGGCGACGCCGAGGAGGCCCGCGCCCGCGCCCAGGACATCCTGGGTCTGGACATCAAGGGCCACGTCACCCACCGCGTGATGGTCGCCCAGGCCAGCGACATCGCCGAGGAGTACTACTTCTCCTACCTGCTCGACCGCGCCAACCGCACCTTCCTGGCGATGGCCTCCGTCGAGGGCGGCATGGAGATCGAGCAGCTCGCCGTCGAGCGCCCCGAGGCGCTGGCCCGCGTCCCCGTGGACGCCACCGTCGGCGTCGACACCGCCAAGGCCGCCGAGATCGTCGACGCCGCAGGCTTCCCCGCCGAGGTGCGCGACCAGGTGATCGCCATCGCCGTCCAGCTGTGGCAGGCCTTCAGCGCCGAGGACGCCACCCTCGTGGAGGTCAACCCGCTGGCCAAGGCGCCCGACGGCACCGTCCTCGCGCTGGACGCGAAGGTGACCCTCGACGAGAACGCCGACTTCCGCCACCCCGACCACGCCGGTCTGGCCGACGCCGCCTCGGCCAACCCGCTGGAGGCCGCCGCCAAGGAGCGCGACCTCAACTACGTCAAGCTCGACGGCCAGGTCGGCATCATCGGCAACGGCGCGGGCCTGGTCATGAGCACGCTGGACGTCGTGGCCTACGCCGGTGAGGAGTTCGGCGGGGTCCGCCCGGCCAACTTCCTCGACATCGGCGGCGGCGCCTCCGCTCAGGTCATGGCCGACGGCCTGCAGATCATCCTCTCTGACCCCGACGTGACGAGCGTGTTCGTCAACGTCTTCGGCGGCATCACCTCCTGCGACGCGGTCGCCGACGGCATCGTGTCCGCGCTCGGGATGCTGGGGGATGCGGCGACCAAGCCGCTGGTCGTCCGGCTCGACGGCAACGCCGTCGAGGAGGGCCGGCGGATCCTCGCCGAGGCCGCCCACCCGCTGGTGACCGTGGTGGACACGATGGACGGCGCCGCGCGCCGGGCCGCCGAGCTCGCCGCCCGCTGA
- a CDS encoding triacylglycerol lipase: protein MRSPSDPEAGPASHTVGRGTGTPRQLLRSLLSPSALTGGMTELALVGAHVLMYPLGARAEPLRVDPRCRPGEQPPGVRALFGADPLAARVPVVLVHGLIDNHSIFAVMRRSLRRRGFTSVCSWNYSPFLSDVARGAADLGEHLQRVCERIGHERVHVVGHSLGGLLARYHVQRQGGDRHVETLVTLGTPHGGSVLAHLLPTPLVRQLRPGSAVLRELAEPAPDVRTPVTAIYSDLDQVVVPTGAGRCDHPDLRARNVLVRGVGHTSLPFHRGVLDEVATTLAGVRRDPAVGLAPAAVA, encoded by the coding sequence ATGCGGTCACCCAGCGACCCGGAGGCCGGTCCAGCCTCGCACACCGTCGGCCGCGGGACGGGGACACCGCGGCAGCTGCTGCGCTCACTGCTGAGCCCGTCCGCCCTCACCGGCGGGATGACCGAGCTCGCCCTCGTCGGGGCCCACGTGCTGATGTACCCGCTGGGCGCCCGTGCCGAGCCGCTCCGGGTCGACCCACGCTGCCGCCCCGGCGAGCAGCCGCCCGGGGTGCGCGCCCTGTTCGGCGCCGACCCGCTCGCCGCCCGCGTCCCCGTCGTCCTCGTGCACGGGCTGATCGACAACCACTCGATCTTCGCGGTGATGCGGCGCAGCCTGCGCCGACGCGGGTTCACCTCGGTCTGCTCGTGGAACTACAGCCCCTTCCTGTCCGACGTGGCCCGGGGTGCCGCCGACCTGGGTGAGCACCTGCAGCGGGTCTGCGAGCGCATCGGGCACGAGCGGGTGCACGTCGTCGGGCACAGCCTGGGCGGCCTGCTGGCCCGCTACCACGTGCAGCGCCAGGGCGGCGACCGGCACGTCGAGACGCTGGTGACGCTCGGGACGCCGCACGGCGGCTCGGTGCTGGCCCACCTGCTGCCCACCCCGCTGGTGCGCCAGCTGCGGCCCGGGTCGGCGGTGCTGCGCGAGCTCGCCGAGCCGGCGCCGGACGTGCGCACCCCGGTGACGGCGATCTACAGCGACCTCGACCAGGTGGTCGTGCCCACCGGTGCCGGGCGGTGCGACCACCCGGACCTGCGGGCCCGCAACGTGCTGGTCCGCGGCGTCGGCCACACGTCGCTGCCCTTCCACCGCGGCGTGCTCGACGAGGTCGCCACGACCCTGGCCGGGGTCCGCCGAGACCCCGCCGTCGGCCTCGCGCCGGCCGCCGTCGCCTGA
- a CDS encoding M23 family metallopeptidase, which yields MIRSTGPALLERPRTDRETAVAALAAARTGARPAARAAVVPDDAVDAPAAVPPATAPRRRLPRPPGRRGPAWLAALVAGALFAAVPGAVDTDPAGLSVSAADYGLGATEVGFSGDMEDAGVRRGISEAEAQARLGELAASRAAREPETVLPAQGRLTTCFCMRWGTMHYGLDLAGPLGTPILSATDGVVVRAGKASGYGNAVYVQDADGNVHVYGHMRYYDVAAGDLVHAGDQIATIGNEGQSTGPHLHYQIHSGGMNGRPIDPQEFLAARGVVV from the coding sequence GTGATCCGCTCGACCGGCCCCGCGCTGCTGGAGCGACCGCGCACCGACCGCGAGACCGCTGTCGCGGCGCTCGCCGCCGCCCGCACCGGTGCCCGCCCCGCCGCACGGGCCGCGGTCGTCCCGGACGACGCCGTCGACGCACCGGCCGCCGTACCGCCCGCCACCGCGCCGCGCCGCCGGCTGCCCCGCCCGCCCGGCCGGCGCGGCCCGGCGTGGCTCGCCGCCCTGGTCGCCGGCGCCCTGTTCGCGGCCGTGCCGGGTGCCGTGGACACCGACCCGGCCGGCCTGTCGGTGAGCGCCGCCGACTACGGCCTGGGCGCCACCGAGGTCGGCTTCAGCGGGGACATGGAGGACGCCGGGGTGCGGCGGGGCATCAGCGAGGCCGAGGCGCAGGCCCGCCTCGGCGAGCTGGCCGCCTCCCGTGCGGCCCGGGAGCCGGAGACCGTGCTGCCCGCGCAGGGTCGGCTCACCACCTGCTTCTGCATGCGCTGGGGCACCATGCACTACGGCCTGGACCTCGCCGGGCCGCTGGGCACGCCGATCCTGTCGGCCACCGACGGGGTCGTCGTCCGGGCGGGGAAGGCCTCCGGGTACGGCAACGCCGTCTACGTGCAGGACGCCGACGGCAACGTGCACGTCTACGGGCACATGCGCTACTACGACGTCGCGGCCGGCGACCTGGTGCACGCCGGCGACCAGATCGCCACGATCGGCAACGAGGGCCAGTCGACCGGCCCGCACCTGCACTACCAGATCCACTCCGGGGGCATGAACGGGCGCCCGATCGACCCCCAGGAGTTCCTCGCCGCGCGCGGCGTCGTGGTGTAG